One genomic segment of Drosophila ananassae strain 14024-0371.13 chromosome XL unlocalized genomic scaffold, ASM1763931v2 tig00000124, whole genome shotgun sequence includes these proteins:
- the LOC116655470 gene encoding uncharacterized protein LOC116655470, which translates to MAPHPKAQKPNYPPQGTASYRCRVCRGVHALRKCQPFLKLTAEKRLRAVLINKYCSNFLAHEHSGRSCRSAGKCRLCQRDHHTLLHLHNEGGRRRRSPSRSPHRRPLGRSDSDLGVEPLSSDRPSSPAALQEDQRGAYTTTLSTLLQHKATSVLPTAEVVINTGVKKFELKALIDPCCPTSRISASLARSGPMVCAQRGSSRSGGRWTMKSSSTLIPSYSRDRLHGKSIRRHTKPSQTSPWRMNAGLGRVPWY; encoded by the coding sequence ATGGCACCGCATCCGAAGGCCCAGAAGCCAAACTATCCGCCGCAAGGAACCGCTTCCTATCGGTGCCGAGTGTGCAGAGGAGTTCATGCACTGCGGAAGTGCCAGCCATTCCTCAAGCTGACGGCCGAGAAACGCCTGCGAGCAGTACTTATCAATAAGTACTGCAGTAATTTCTTAGCCCATGAGCATTCCGGGCGCTCTTGCCGCAGTGCGGGAAAGTGTCGACTTTGCCAAAGGGACCACCACACGCTTCTGCATCTGCACAATGAAGGGGGCCGTCGAAGACGCTCACCATCCAGATCCCCTCACCGCCGTCCGCTGGGGCGGTCGGATTCAGACCTAGGGGTTGAGCCGTTGAGCTCCGACAGGCCTAGTTCTCCTGCTGCGCTTCAGGAGGATCAGCGTGGCGCCTATACCACCACGCTGTCTACCCTCCTGCAACATAAGGCCACGAGTGTCTTGCCTACGGCTGAGGTGGTTATCAACACCGGAGTCAAGAAGTTCGAATTGAAGGCCTTGATCGACCCTTGCTGTCCTACCAGTCGGATCAGTGCATCCTTGGCAAGGTCGGGACCGATGGTGTGTGCACAGCGAGGCTCCAGTCGATCAGGGGGCCGTTGGACGATGAAGTCATCTTCCACGTTGATTCCCAGCTACAGCAGAGATCGCCTGCACGGGAAATCGATCCGACGGCATACGAAGCCTTCGCAAACCTCGCCCTGGCGGATGAACGCTGGTTTAGGCCGAGTACCTTGGTATTAG